GTCGAGCACGTACTTCACCGCGTCGTCGACGGCGCGCGTGAGTAGTCCGGGCAAAGGACGCGCAACGAGCCATGACCACACCTTCCTGAGCTCAGCGTCGTCCTCCGGGCCATGCGCAATGTGCGGAACGGACGCGTGCCCGCGCCGCTCGTCCGGCACACAGACGCCGCCTGGCGGTGGGACAATCTTCTTCACGATCGTGACGCTATCGCACTCGTCGCGCAGCGTAGACACGTTAGTCGGGTAGTCCGAGTGATCTGCGCCTGCCACTGACAGCGGCCATGACGCGCGCGGCGGCGTCGGCAACCGATTCGTGTTCCCAGATGCGGACTACCGTCCAGCCGCTGGTTTCCAGGGCTTGCGTTGTCTCCATGTCGCGAAGCCGGTTCCGCTTCAGCTTCGGCACCCAGTAGTCGACGTTGGTCTTGGGCACGGTTCCATGGATCGGGCATGAGTGCCAGAAGCAACCGTCGACGAAGACCACGATGCGGAGACGTGTGAAGACGATGTCTGCGCGTCGTCGCCGATCCGGGCCTGGGGAATGGTCGACTCTGTACCTGTAACCCGCCGCATGCAGCATCCGACGCAGCGCAAGCTCGGGACTCGTGTCGCGACCGCGGTTGGATCGCATCGATTTTGAGACGCGCTCTGAGCTCGCCCACGACGCCCGCGACGACCCCTGCTCTTCCATTTCGAGACTCTAGCGCCAGCTCGTCACCGCCGTAGCAGGCTCATCGATCGTTCCTGGAGCAAGGAGGGTCTGGGCCTGCATTACTAGGTGGTGCTCGCAACTGGCGTCGGTGGGTCGACCAGCACTTCGGAAGCACCGCATTCGAGACGTGTCGGCGACGTGCGTGACAGCGCGTTACCCGACATGCTGGCTGCCGGGCGAGCACTGAAGCTCTCATGTCGCCTCGCCCGCGGTGTCAGGCGCGACTTCGAGGAGCCGCGAGATCATGCGCGCGGGACGGTTACGCGTTGAGAAGAGCCCGATCCCGGATGCGTCTGGCGTATCGAGGCTACGTGTCCATAAGGCGAATATATCTGAAAAGGAGCTTGCGGAGAAGATAGAGTTACTGTATAGTCATCCTATGACCACAAGAGACGCAGATAGTGAACGCATCGTCAAAGTGCCGTTCCCGATCTCTCTGATAAGACGGATGGACGAGACGATCGTCGCCGAGCGCGGCGGCTTTCGCACTCGTGCGGAGTTGATGCGTGAGGCAGTTGAGAACCTCCTCGACGAACTCGACTATCCGGAGGCTCCTCCTGAGCGCAATTCTCACGGGCCGCTGCTGCTCGCCGACTCGGAGGTTTCCAAGAACGAACCTGAGCAATCGGCTGGTTTCACCGAGGCGCGCACGCTTTTCGCGAACCTCCCCGCCTGGGAACGCGAGGAGCTGGCTCTGGACGACCTGACCGCGACTACCCTTACCGCGCCCGAAGCGCGCCCGTTCATTCTGGACAGGGGCGAGGCATCGGTGGCGAACGGGCCGCTCCTTGGATTACACAACCGCGACTATGTGTCTATGTGGGCGCTGCACCGGCTCGCACGGTACACGGCCGACGGTCCCATCCCCTTTGAGGACTACCTCGGCCGCATCACGAAGGCCGCCTGGTACTACGGCGCTCAACTCCATGCGCTCGAGCGAAGCAATCCCGGCCGGAAGCTCACGGTGCTGTTCCCGACAAACTCGACGAAGCAACCGTCTGCGGAGCGAGGCTTCCAGAACTTCGCAATCGGCACGCTCGCGCGTCGTGTGGGTGAGGGGATCCCAGCGTCCGGGCCGCTCTTCGCATGGCAGGCTTTGCAGGTCTCGTCCGATAACGGCCTGGGCACTGGGCTCACAACGGCGGGCTGGCGCCTGCTCAAGGAGCTGGACGGACTGTCGTTGGAGCTGCCCCACGATCCCGCGCTCATGGAGCGGTTCATGACCTACCTGGCCGAACACGCGCCCGGGGATCGCTGGGGGTTCGACCACTTGCTCGCCGCCGCCGCGGATGGACCCGACCGCCTGGCGCTCGTGAATCGTTTCCGGGAGACGCATCCCGAATGGAGTCCGGCGACGGCCAGCTCCGTAGCGCAGGGTTACGTGGCTCGCGCCCGAGAGTGGGGGCTCGTCGAGCCTCGCCTTATCGAGGGCCGCTACTGGCTAACGGATATCGGCCGGCAACTCCGGCGCGAATCCTCCCCAATCACCGCAACCAGCGAAGGAACACTCAAGTGACCAACACCAGCACCACCATCGCAAGCGTCGAGACCAAGATCATCGAGTCGGCGATCAATGCGACGACGTACGACGACGCAGTCGCGGTCGCGGCGCTCATTGAGAGTGCTGTGGGAGCGCGCTATGTGCGTCCCATCGGCGACCGATACAACAATTACGGGCTTATGGCCTCTAGCGGCTCATACGAGTACAAGGCCCTCGAGCCCGTCACCAACGAGCAGGACGGTGTGCTGGAGAGGCTCGCAGCTGCCAAGTGGGGTGATCTCAGCAAAGTCCCGTACCAGACGCCTGCCGAGGCTGCCGAGGACCTCCTTAGCGGCATGAATTACCAGCAGCGAGCCGACATGGTAACCGTCGCCTTCCGGGAGTCTGATAGCCCGACGCGCTCCTCCAAGCGGTTGACGATCGTCTACAGGGATCAAGGCTGTGGGATGGAGCCAGGGGCTATTCCTGGAACTATCTTCGCTCTCGGTTCGAGCCACAAGATCGACACTAGGTGGCACCAAGGCGCGTTCGGCATCGGTGGCGCAAGCACCTATCGGAATGCGAAGGCCGTCGTGCTGGTGACTCGACGCGCGCCCGAGATGGAGCCGGCCGACGAC
The sequence above is a segment of the Microbacterium sp. PM5 genome. Coding sequences within it:
- a CDS encoding ribbon-helix-helix domain-containing protein, whose protein sequence is MTTRDADSERIVKVPFPISLIRRMDETIVAERGGFRTRAELMREAVENLLDELDYPEAPPERNSHGPLLLADSEVSKNEPEQSAGFTEARTLFANLPAWEREELALDDLTATTLTAPEARPFILDRGEASVANGPLLGLHNRDYVSMWALHRLARYTADGPIPFEDYLGRITKAAWYYGAQLHALERSNPGRKLTVLFPTNSTKQPSAERGFQNFAIGTLARRVGEGIPASGPLFAWQALQVSSDNGLGTGLTTAGWRLLKELDGLSLELPHDPALMERFMTYLAEHAPGDRWGFDHLLAAAADGPDRLALVNRFRETHPEWSPATASSVAQGYVARAREWGLVEPRLIEGRYWLTDIGRQLRRESSPITATSEGTLK
- a CDS encoding very short patch repair endonuclease, translating into MEEQGSSRASWASSERVSKSMRSNRGRDTSPELALRRMLHAAGYRYRVDHSPGPDRRRRADIVFTRLRIVVFVDGCFWHSCPIHGTVPKTNVDYWVPKLKRNRLRDMETTQALETSGWTVVRIWEHESVADAAARVMAAVSGRRRSLGLPD